Proteins encoded within one genomic window of Mycoplasma phocoenae:
- a CDS encoding Hsp33 family molecular chaperone HslO translates to MSKITTLEYKNALFYLTNSTGIAKIAIKKSYSQSYSKHVLAKTCALFSPLGQIISKTDDVFAMIKSNGAIKSLILNVDTKGNVKTSISNNNVHWDGNLNEALTQYAFDQGYLRIRISGIKNWDSDNPLLYGNLVSDLAHFFKQSQQIDSAVEAKILFDEKEDLKESSSLIITMLPGASEEDYTFIERMIKEHPYYELGHRKYLNKLKKMGAIILSEKELKWKCSCSMAKLKKSLKMLSKQEKQQIIASHNKLEVSCSFCNRTYKEL, encoded by the coding sequence ATGTCTAAAATAACAACTTTAGAATACAAAAACGCTTTGTTTTATTTAACTAATTCAACCGGTATTGCAAAAATAGCGATAAAAAAATCATATTCGCAATCTTATTCAAAACATGTTTTAGCTAAAACCTGTGCCTTATTCAGTCCTTTAGGACAAATAATTTCCAAAACTGATGATGTCTTCGCGATGATAAAATCAAATGGTGCTATCAAGAGTTTAATATTAAATGTAGATACGAAGGGTAATGTAAAAACTTCCATATCCAATAACAATGTTCATTGAGATGGAAATTTAAATGAAGCATTAACTCAATACGCATTTGATCAAGGTTATTTAAGAATAAGAATTAGTGGAATTAAAAATTGAGACAGCGACAATCCATTATTATATGGAAATCTAGTTTCTGACTTAGCTCATTTTTTTAAACAATCTCAACAAATAGACTCAGCTGTAGAAGCCAAAATTTTATTTGACGAAAAAGAAGATTTAAAAGAATCTTCAAGTTTAATAATTACTATGTTACCCGGTGCTAGTGAAGAAGATTATACATTTATTGAGCGAATGATAAAAGAGCATCCATATTATGAATTAGGACATCGAAAATATTTAAATAAATTAAAAAAAATGGGAGCAATCATTTTAAGCGAAAAAGAATTAAAATGAAAATGTTCATGTTCGATGGCCAAATTAAAAAAATCTTTAAAAATGTTATCAAAACAAGAAAAGCAACAAATAATTGCTTCGCAT
- a CDS encoding chromate transporter yields the protein MTLLIFMSVLLVFMSTFIVFGGGQIFIPVFSWIFTLLSENFGAHIDSEIAEKAFAVMNATPGIFGTKVALFTGYLISNDATQEGQWWGFITMIITYLCAVIPSILIMHLAMKLCAKNKNNVYFIAINKYMKPVMSAIVIGLAIQLFIGTLLPYVTFNKSDSYFLINTENVKSKVFSEWRLYALYAFVPMVIIATIVAQRKKIPLLYTILIAIVLALVIFQPWSI from the coding sequence ATGACTTTATTAATATTTATGAGTGTATTGTTAGTATTTATGAGTACATTCATTGTTTTTGGTGGTGGTCAAATATTCATACCTGTGTTTTCATGAATTTTTACATTATTATCTGAAAATTTTGGGGCACACATAGATTCTGAAATAGCTGAAAAAGCATTCGCTGTTATGAATGCCACACCGGGTATCTTTGGAACGAAAGTTGCATTATTCACAGGTTATTTAATAAGCAATGATGCTACCCAAGAAGGTCAATGATGAGGTTTCATCACAATGATTATTACATACCTGTGTGCTGTTATACCTTCAATACTTATAATGCATCTTGCAATGAAGTTATGTGCGAAAAATAAAAACAACGTATATTTTATAGCGATAAATAAATATATGAAACCAGTCATGTCAGCAATTGTAATCGGTTTAGCCATTCAATTATTTATTGGCACATTATTACCGTACGTTACCTTCAATAAAAGCGATTCATACTTTTTGATAAATACCGAAAACGTCAAATCTAAAGTATTTTCTGAATGAAGATTGTACGCTTTATACGCTTTTGTGCCGATGGTAATTATTGCAACAATTGTTGCTCAAAGAAAAAAAATTCCGCTACTTTATACTATTTTAATTGCTATTGTTTTAGCTTTAGTAATTTTTCAACCATGATCAATTTAA
- a CDS encoding chromate transporter — protein MPKNQNKVSTLKVILFILTCTFIGFGGGNALLPIIKKYAVNKYGWITEREFDDAVIAANLFPGPTSVKTLSYVSMKTLGSFKGAVVAILAFLPHTVISLLIFVLLQKYAQNYLYVITAAVLPVIIGVLLNFGYNYVKKSHNEISYKIWIPLFIFSFSFYLLVPSPYNVPVIPIIITLIGIVIFVCIKNKKIIATTSKDSKEGKE, from the coding sequence ATCAAAATAAAGTATCGACACTAAAAGTTATTTTATTTATATTAACTTGTACGTTCATAGGATTTGGTGGCGGTAATGCCTTATTGCCCATAATTAAAAAATATGCAGTCAATAAATATGGATGAATTACTGAAAGAGAATTTGACGATGCAGTCATAGCTGCTAATTTATTTCCAGGACCAACATCAGTAAAAACATTATCATATGTTTCAATGAAAACACTCGGTAGTTTTAAAGGCGCAGTAGTTGCTATATTAGCCTTTTTACCGCATACCGTTATATCATTATTAATCTTTGTTTTATTACAAAAATATGCACAAAATTACTTATATGTTATAACTGCCGCAGTATTGCCAGTTATTATTGGTGTTTTACTGAATTTTGGTTATAACTATGTAAAAAAATCACATAACGAAATAAGCTACAAAATATGAATACCTTTATTCATTTTTTCGTTTTCATTTTACTTATTAGTTCCTTCTCCATATAATGTTCCCGTTATTCCAATCATAATAACTTTAATCGGTATTGTAATTTTTGTATGTATTAAAAACAAAAAAATAATCGCAACTACTTCAAAAGACTCAAAAGAAGGTAAGGAATAA